The Vitis vinifera cultivar Pinot Noir 40024 chromosome 3, ASM3070453v1 region AGAAAATGGTCTCGAACTCACTCTGTTTTTATCTTCAGAAACACCATCTAAAAAAAAGAGATTAGAGTTTGGAAACCAAAGGTTGAACCGATTCCAGCAACTTGATCCGATGGCTGGAGGTAAGTAGACTACAAGTCTTTTACAGATTGAATTCATTTTGTAAGTGTTCATTGAATTGTTTATATACATTATGAACTGCttacatttggtatcagagcaataAATCTTGCTTCTGCCTTGGTATCTCTTTTACACCAGATTTGCTTAGTTAATGGTTTCTTTTATGGATGTAAGATACAGTTATACAATATGTTTTTGAAAGAAACATCCATATGTTGATCTCTTAAAAACACTCCATAAACAGAAATACCTTGCTTGCTGACcggaaaaataatagataatagAACAAATGTTTAGAACCCATTTAGTGGAGTTGGGGTTACACTCTGACGGAACCACCCCTTCCCATTTGTGCTAGCCGTTGACGCTGCCGCGATCGGCCATGTGGATCTGCCCAGAAAGTATAAGGTTGGTTGTTAATGTTGGAGGCTGCCTGAAAATGCTGCATTAAAATTGATGCTTTCCATGCTGGTTGCAATGTCAACAAGCGCATTTCAGGTGCTGTTGGGGCTGCAGTTTCAGCCACTACAGGCCCCACATTAAAGCGCCGCTGCTGGTACTGGTCAAAGGGGCTGCAAGCGCCTATTCCGAGATCCATTCAGGCACCTATTTCGAGCGTCATTCAGGCGTTGTTCAAGCGCCGATGCAGGTGCTTGTTCCGAGTGCCATTCAGGCACCACTGCAAGCGTCATTCAGGAGCTAGTCAAGCGCCGCTGTAGGCACCATTTTCAAGCGTTCCAGAAGCGCCATTTGAGGTGTTGTTTTGGGCTGTAGGGTGCGCCGCTGTCGGCGTAGCTTAAAGATCAGTTCGACGTTGTTTTGGTGCCGCGGATGATGCGGCTGCAGGAGACTAGGGGTGGTTATGATGCCAACGTGCTGAATGTTGGAAcccataaattaataaataaataaactagaGATTGGGTTTTACTTTTGGGCCCATTAGGCTTATTACATGTGCAGTGacctaataaaattattaaaggtCTTTGTGTATTGGGCCATGGGTTAAATATGATATTTGGGTCGGTTTAGGTTCTAATGGCCtggtttgaattattttattggttttgaattaattgtttttatatggatttagGCACCCTTTCATAATATGAATtccttttaaattattctaaattatgtgtgatttttatacatgcaaattaaattatttattttaatttatatgtttgtatgtgtaaaaaatataacctaaatttagttagatatattaaaattatatcatatagtaTGCATGCAATTGTTGACTAAATttagttagatatattaaaattatatcatatagtaTGCATGCAATTGTTGCCTAAATttagttagatatattaaaattatatcatatagttttaatgtctagtgaatccatatgattttttaaataattaaggaatagccacaacatccttaattatataaaaaattatatattaataaggatcacattatggacattaattgtaattaactatataaatatgatgattttaCCCCACAGggttttcattatgtttatataattaattaggataaaatattaaaattaatttttttcctaatttacctACAGGAGTtaggaagaattaatttaataagttttatcataaagattatagacagaaaatatcaaactatattcataataaatttcatgattcaataaaatagtttgataaagtctatcataaagataatttatctgattgaattaaagatttagcccacaggcaattttttaataaaattagattcatttttaagcatgttctacattggtaaagcatgaatttatattaaagcctcaaatttttaataagctTGTAATCCTTTTGTGTAGTTTTACCTAGCATATCTGATATTCGTTGTGAGGTTCCCGAACTTAGAGGAGATAACTTTaagatatggaaggagagaattcttcttcaattagggtGCATGGACATAGATTATGCTATAAGGAAAGATGAACCACATAAGATCATTGATACCAGCACACCTGAAGAAATATTATTGTACAAACGTTGGGAGAAATCTAATCGCCTTAGCATGATGTACATTAAGACAAAAATTAGTGCTGGTATACGTGGTTCAATCGAGCAACATGAGAATGTCCGTGAATTGCTAAAGGCTATTGACGAGCAATTCGTCACTTCAGATAAAGCCTTGGCAAGCAccctaattatgaagttcacaTCCCTGAAGCTCACCGGTATAAGAGGTGTGCGTGAACATATCATGGAGATGAGGGACATTGTGGCTCAATTGAAGAAACTCGAGGTAGAAATGTCTGAATCTTTCTTGGTGCACTTTATCCTTAACACTCTTTCACCTCAGTATggacctttcaaaatctcttacaacacacataaggataagtggtctatcaatgaattgatgaccatgtgtgttcaagaggaaGGAAGGCTATTGATGGAACAGGGAGAAAGTGCCATGCTGGTGAcgcaaaagaaaggaaagaaaggaaaatctcaagcTAGTCAGAAAGGAAAGCAACAAATTCCTCCCAAATCTGACATTAAGAAAgacgaaaagtgttttttctgtaaaaagaaaggacacgtgaaaaagaaatgtctgaaatttcagaattggcttgagaagaaaggtaaccctacctcatttgtttgctatgaatctaatatggttaatgtaaacaccaacacatggtggattgattctggatctacaatccacatttcaaattccttgcagggtatgcaaaacctaaggaagccaGTGACAAGTGAGCAATTCATCTTATCCGGAAACAAGATGAGCTCGCATGTGGAAGCAATAGGGACATGTTATTTAACTTTATATGGTGGTTTTATTTTGGAATTGCAAAGGACCTTTTATGTACCAAGTTTCTCACGAaacttgatttcagtttctagacttgtaccgtttggatattcctttcatttttcagaaacatctttcagtttgatttataaatctgaatgtgttgggaatggtatcttgtctgatggtctttattgtatattcttacaaaatgataccGCTCATAATTCATTACATGTACAAACTGGCATTAAGAGATGTGTTGTAAAAGAGGATTCATCTACATTGTGGCACCGgagattaggtcatatctccatagatagaatcaaaagattggtgaatgatggggtacttagtactctagattttactgactttgagacttgtgtggactgcattaaggGTAAGCAGACCAATAAGTCAAAGAGAGGTGCTACTAGGAGTTCCACCATActagagatcatacatactgatatatgtagtcttgacatggactctcatggtcagaaatacttcatctctttcatagatgatttctcACGATACATGCATCTCTACATacttcataataaaaatgaagctttagatgcctttaaagtcttcaaggcagaagtagagaaacaatatggtaaacaaattaagattgtgagatcagatagaggtggagaatattatggtagatacttgGGAGATGGACAATGACCTAGGCCATTTGtgaagtttcttcaagagcatgggattgttgcccaatacaccatgcctagttctccagaccaaaatggtgtagcagaaagaagaaaccGAACTTTATTGGACATGGTAAGGAGTATGCTTAGCAACTCAAAACTTCCTAAATTCTTGTGGACTAAAGCACTTAAGACAGCAGTGTATATATTAAACCGAGTTCCAACCAAGGCTGTCCCAAAGAAGCCATTTGAGTTATTGAAATGTTGGAAACCGAGTTTGCAACATATGCGCGTTTGGGGATGCTCGTCtgaagtgagaatttataatccacaagagaagaaactggacccaaggactattagtgggtatttcattggatatgctgaAAAGTCTAAGGGGTACAGATTTTACTGTCCATCTCACAACACTAGGATTGTGGAATCAagaaatgctaaatttcttgaatatgacttGGTTAGTGGGAGCAatcaatttagaaacatagtttctgatattgatcatacagattctcaaccttccacttcaagtgatagattgtttattgttcataaCACCCCTCAAGTACAATCGGGTGTAGAACGAACAATCATTGAAGTTCAACCAGTCGTTGAAGTTCCACAAGCTGTTGACAACATTCCAGTAGATCAAGTTGATCAGGAGTTTCTTGATACTTCTGGACaacaagttgaacctcatacttcCTTAGAAGATATTGGTGCAACCTTAAGAAGGTCTACTCGAACTAAGAGGTCAGCAATTCCTAATGATTATGTAGTGTATCTACAGGAATGTGACTACAATATAGGAGCCGAAAATGATCCCGAATCTTTTTCACAGGCCATGAGTTGTAAAGAATCAGAATTGTGGTAcaatgccatgaaggatgagatgagttccatgaagtgcaacgatgtttgggaccttgttgagttgcctaatggtgtaaaaaccattggttgtaaatgggtttttaagacagagaaagactcattaggcaacattgagagatacaaggCCAGATTTGTTGCAAAGGGTTCACTCAGAAAGAAGGAATCGATTACACGGAAACCTTTTCTcctgtatctaagaaagattcctcgcgcattatattggcattagtagcccactttgatttagaattgcaacaaatggatgtgaaaacaacatttcttaatggagagctagaggaggaggtttacatgaaacaacctgaaggattcccctctagtgatggtgagcaattggtttgtaagcttaagaaatccatatacggtttaaagcaagcatcccgccaatggtatttaaaattccataacataatttcttcatttggttttgttgaaaatgttatggatcaatgcatataccttaaggtcagtgggagtaaagtttgttttcttgttttatacgtggatgacattttacttgcaaccaatgataagggtttacttcatgaggtgaaacaattcctctctaaaaatttcgacatgaaggatatgggtgaggcatcttatgtcattggcattaagatccatagagacagatttaaaggtatcttaggtttgtctcaagaaacctatatcaataaagttttagagagatttcggaTGAAGAATTGTTCACCTAGTGTTTCTCCTATAATGAAGGGTGATAGGTTCAATCTGAACCAATGCCCGAAAAACGATCTTGAGAGGGAACAAACGAAGAACATTCCATATGCCTCTGCAGtcggaagtttgatgtatgctcaggtctgcacaaggcctgacattgcatttgctgttggaatgttaggacgatatcagagtaacccaggtatagaccactggaaagctgcaaagaaagtgatgagatatcttcaaggaaccaaagattacaagcttatgtACAGACGAACAAGCAATTTAGAGGTAGTTGGCTACTCAGATTCAGACTTTGCTGGCTGTGTTGATTCACGTAAATCAACatctggatacatttttatattggccAGTGGAGCTATATCTTGGAGGAGCGTTAAGCAGACCATGGCTGCTACTTCTACTATGGAAGCTGagttcatatcttgttttgaggctacttcacatggtgtatggcttaagagtttcatttccgggcttagagttatggattcaatatctaggccattgagtatatattgcgacaattcagctgcagtctttatggcaaagaacaataaaagtggaagtcgaagcaagcacatcgacattaagtatctagccataagagaacgtgttaaagaaaagaaagtggttattgagcacattagcactgaattgatgatcgctgatcctttgactaagggcatgccaccattgaaattcaaggatcatgtagtgaacatgggacttagttcccttatgtagtttctattgtacaaactcttattatgatgttttctcatattaatgcgcattttttatttaattttgagaaaattcaacttcattggaccaagaatgaacatagggtttattcattaagtaatattgCCACATAAAGTATAATGTTAAGAAATGAGTACATTGTAATACATGGAAGGTAACACTCGTTAAATAGAGGACTTATCgccatgattcatgtatttgttacttaatggGACAATTGATGGACTAAATTAGGACATTAGGTTAAAGGTGTGGATCAAGTGGGAGAATGTAAGCTGAATACACGTTCTCACTTCATGATGTGGTCCAACACTTTGACCACGTCCTCCACCATCTCACTTCCGCTGCGGTTAAGGAGCACGTTCCACCAACTGCTCAACATGGTGGCAAGAGCAACGTGGTTTGATGGAAGCCACTGTTATAAAGTTTTCAGAAAATGGTCTCGAACTCACTCTGTTTTTATCTTCAGAAACACCATCTAAAAAAGAGAGATTAGAGTTTGGAAACCAAAGGTTGAACCGATTCCAGCAACTTGATCCGATGGCTGAAGTAAGTAGACTACAAGTCTTTTACAGATTGAATTCATGTTGTAAGTGTCCATTGAATTGTTTATATACATTATGAACTGCTTATAGATAATCcattgtttaataaataaaatatggtaATTTATATAACCCAAAATGATAGTaatatttccaaaataatattaatataagtaAGACCACAAGTAATCATCCCACATAAATTTgagaaagaatgaaagaagaaaaaaaaaaacaaaaatggaattaaaaagaAAGGGTGTTTGCTAAACTAActaattaataacttaatttaagtcattcaGTAAATTAaagcatgtttgataaaataatttaatggtatgacttaaagtaaaaaataacttttaagtaataagtaaaaacaattcacttattcttaaatcaacatatttattttatctttttatcatcatttattctaattatattaatgatatcTTTTATTACTCCATGACTCTATTATTATTAGACATTCTTTActctatttataatttatagagATAAATATGTTCATTTGATGATtcagaatatattttaaattaattttatcaaatgattttaatacttaaaataaaaattaagtaataaattttaagttgataatttaattataatttaatttaaaatcaacttaaatattAGGTTTTATAAAATAGAACCATAGTTTGAATGAAGTTAAAAGATGGAGATGATGATAGTTTTGTTATTTCATGATTATACTTGTGGGGAAAGTTTGAATGAAAGATATGTTCACAATTTATGCgtggaaaaaaagaatgaagaaaagtCTTTGTTTAAATCATATCTCTAGTAATAaggctttatttatttatttatttattcttttattcagATGGAGAGTACGGCAATACTTCgtcttttattctttaattcatTTGCAGTAGAGAAATACTTAGgctctgtttggttcccggaaaatgcgagggaaagaaaattgagaggaaaaatggaaggaaagaaaaaggtaaggaaaggaatataatttttttcacttgtttggttatccatggaaaattcaagggaaaaaaaaaaaagaattcattttcttttgtttggttaaccacaaataaaaaagtaaggaaaaatggaaggaaaataaaatcaacaattttcttaaatggttatcaatttgttgaataataataaattaatccaataaaaaaactgTTGAAAAATGTGAATATTTCGACATAAAACATTGCTCATAAAAAGTCTTtgctattattttatttattaataattataaaatttatgtatAAACTTTTCTTCAtgtaatacaaataaaatatacgagtaataactattttttattttcaaggaaACATTTATAGCTAATAAAAAGctcttaaaaaattcaaaaggattttcggaatcaaaatttagaaataaaatatgttcatataatgtaaaaataaaaaactactatataaaatataaaattcaaaattaagagCTGAGGCCCATTTTACATCTGCTAAATCATTTTACCGCTCCTAAATCTAGCAACAAATTATTCACACTTTTCTTACAAATTAACATGATATGAAGCTATGTTAAATAATAAGGAAAGGACAaagcaatacaaataaaatgaattttttcacGTTGGTTAATCATAAAagatatgaaagaaaaagtaaataaaaataatatattaattttattttttctttgcaattttcgtgaaatttttcaaaaaccaatgaTAGGGTAAATAATCAATATCAGCACTCAGTGGATGGTTGTGGTGTATACCAATTGTGTTTGAAGAAGAAATACCTCAGAAATGTTCTAAAAAGTATCATTTTCCATTGTCTTTTATTGAATGGCCAGTCGAGGTATAGAAAATTGCAGTTAAACCAGAACTGAGTCAAACAGGAATGTAGTTAAACCTGGTTCAAAGATTCCATGATATCtaggttatatatataaaatctttgCAAGATTACCacagttttaaaaattgtttgacCAATTCGGCCTTACCTCTACCTGAAACAAAATTCCATACAAAAAGACATCACAATTCTGAATAAGCTTCAGGTTTCCTTCAAATATGATCCAACAAACGAGGGATTTCTCAAGGACATCACGGCAAcaacaacaaaaggaaaaagaagaaaaaaaaaaagaaaaaagaaaaaaagaaaatatagagaaGGCCCTAAAAGAACAGGAACAGGTGATATGAAGCTTCCTACCCCATGTCACTTTGACATCTCATTCCATGATGTAAAGGAGAAACTCAAAGGAGAACAAAAAACTACTTCAAAAGCAAAGCATGATTCTGGGTCTCTTCCCCAGAAAAAGGCTGTAATGCTTATTCAAAATGACTGTACGAAGAAGGAAACAATTATCAGCATTCCTGAAAATACAATGCATATTGGTCATATTCAACAATTCAGTTATATAACAGTTTAATTAAAAGGCATTCTCTATCCAAATACCGAAAGATTCCTGAATATTCCAAATACTAAGAAGCAAAAACTTTATCTGAAACGCAAAGAAACCACATGGATGCTGAGCTGGAAAAGTAAAATGAATCAGAATCTCTATCTCAAATTAGGCATCAAAAAAAGTAGGTCCAAATTTAACTGACAACCAAAGCTTACGCCTATCAATTGGACAAGCAAGGAAGGCTCGAGCTGCACTCACATCACCCGTAAGAGCTTGATATGCTTTCATATGAGATACATCACTCATGCCTCCAACCTTAGCAATCTCTTCAAACAATTGCTCTtctgtatagttttgaaggttGCTTCTATCAAGAGCCGCAACAACTGCATCCATTCCAACTCtaattgatcttaattcttcaCTTACAATGTCAGCATATTTTGCTTTTcgcttttttgtttctttgtttgacTTTGGTGCAGAAACAGATGCATCTGCAGATGAGAAAGATGTCTCAGTTGTTGCTTCATTTTCAACATAAGCAAATGTTTCATCTCTGATCCCATGTTGTGATGATCCTAATGGAATTGTGTCATCCAAATTTTGTTCCTGGGCCCAACGAAGTTGTCTTTCTTTTGCACCTGCAGCAAGACTTCCTGTTGCTCGATCTTTTCCAAGAAGAATGGACAACTTATCATAATTTCTAATAGGTTTGTGTCTGAGCTGAGATGCTCCTGGGTGTGCCTTTTAACatcagaaaaaacaaatattaacaaAACTCGAGTTCAATTGTGATAATGTCTATTAGAATTTTATAACTCTACATTAcatgcaaaaattttatttctaataactcaaaaataataattaactcACCTTAGTGTAAGTAGTCCATACTTCCGTGGTAGCTTCGATCATTTGAGTTGATTCATTGAAACCAAATCCACTACCATTTTGTAAAACTTCTTGAGCagcataaaagtttttttttaaagttttcattctattttttatgtgCTCAGAGTTACaactcaattcaaaattttccccaaTTTCTCGTGCAACCATTGCATAAGCTGTCTTGGTGAAGACTCCTCCTATCTTTTGCCCTTTATGCATTTGCTCCATTAATCGATCAACCAAAAAGTTGTCCATTTCATCAATCCAAGTcaagtttcttttttcacttaCACTTTTGTGTACTTCAAAGCCTGCACTATGTTCCATctgaaataataatacatatatatatgtttaaaatgaaaagtcaAGAGGAGGAGATATAATAATAACTTCTTTGTAACTCATTCAAAGTGTGATTTTAACTAGAGGAGTTATAGTTCTAAATACAATCATCGTACTTAAtatgaaacacaaaaaactatacaagaaaagaaccataaaataaaagaactcaTCAACGGTTTCTATTGTAATCTTTCCACATATCCATGGCTATTTTCTCCCTTAAGATTTCTCCTTCCTTGCATTTTTCAGCTAAACTCAAGACCATTGATTCAAATTCCGCTTCTTCGCTAAAAAGCTCTCTATCGACCTCTGCTATTAATCTTTCATCTGGATCAACACCCATGAGATAGTTATGGAGGATACAACATGCTAGTATAATATCAGATTGTGTGTCAACAGGGTAATGTGGCTCTGTCCCACTAGCTATTATTGGAAATCTTTTCTTCAAAACACCAAATGCTCTTTCAATTGCATTTCTCAAGGACGAGTGTCGAAGGTTGAAAACCTCTCGAGCATTTTCTGGTTGATGAACACTATACTCTTTTAAATGGTAACGAGTGCTTCTATATGGGGTAAGAAATCCAGTTTTTAGCTGAAAACCCGCATCAGCCAAATAATATTTACCTAAGAAGCATAGACAAAGGATCTTTGTTATTA contains the following coding sequences:
- the LOC104878622 gene encoding uncharacterized protein At2g29880 gives rise to the protein MEHSAGFEVHKSVSEKRNLTWIDEMDNFLVDRLMEQMHKGQKIGGVFTKTAYAMVAREIGENFELSCNSEHIKNRMKTLKKNFYAAQEVLQNGSGFGFNESTQMIEATTEVWTTYTKAHPGASQLRHKPIRNYDKLSILLGKDRATGSLAAGAKERQLRWAQEQNLDDTIPLGSSQHGIRDETFAYVENEATTETSFSSADASVSAPKSNKETKKRKAKYADIVSEELRSIRVGMDAVVAALDRSNLQNYTEEQLFEEIAKVGGMSDVSHMKAYQALTGDVSAARAFLACPIDRRKLWLSVKFGPTFFDA